The window ATTTGGCAGACCATGGATTCCCTCAACTCCAGCAAGGCTGGCTCGCTCCAGGACCCCAGTAGTACACCCAAAGATGAACGTCAATAGTCATATTAATCTTGAAACAAAGGAGTGGTATGCTCGACTACTGGAACACTATGTAGACCAAGAGAATATACCGATGATTCAGAGTATGGCCGTAAGTCCTACTTATCGACGCGACATTTTTTTGCTGGAGCTACACCAAGAATATGGCCAGAGTATGACCATAAGCCCTTAAGCTTGGATATTATTTGTATGGTGGACGGTTCAATGGACCCCCACATATCAATTCAGTGGAATTAGATGGGTTTGGAAAGATAACATGGGGAAGATCCAACTTATGGGGACACAGAACTTAAGGAGGTGTGAGACAGCACTACACTCGGAACTGGAAGCGCTAAGATGAACTATGGAGCGTATGCTACATCATTCGACCTGTGAGAGATTTGTGACAGATTGCAAGGACATGATTACAATGATAACGGATCCACAAGCTTGGCCAAACTTCTCAACTGAGTTGGAGGTCATACAGATTCTCCAGATGTGTTTTCCAGACTTTAAGATCAGTTATTTTACAAGAGCGCAAAACAGAATTACCGACTCGCTAGCTAGGAATGCTCGTTTTTTCGTAGATTTCTTTGCTTTATTgattgttctattccggtctggttatcCAGACCAACttaagtttgagtaatagaatagccatttgttacaaaaaaaaaaaaatcaagaatctTATATCGGCAGCCGTATATGGATCCTGTAATCATGAACTGGACCGTATCCTTATAGCGTGATCAGCGTGTGAATGCAAATAATTTTGGCCGGATAAAGTATTTAAGttcatgaatttttttatatagttaagGTGCTACTGATTTTGTGTGAATATTGAGGCTATTGATTTGCCCTTAACTgttcatatttacaaaataaaaaggaacaataataaattatgaaGGTACTGCTAAAGTTTTCAATGAAAAGGCAAGTTTTGGCTTCATATGCACAtagaataataatataaaatatataattactaCTGTATTGAGGcaataattcaaatttgttaAGCTATGACATCAACACTTTTTGCTATCTATAATCTTATTGTCCAAAATGAATACAAAAAGGTTCGAAGTTTTGTACTTCAAGTTGTAAATATAACTCTTTAATTTGTATAGCTTGAGGTTTTGTTTATACATGAAAAAGAAACTCAAATGAATACTTGACAAGATAAGTAACGCTGGCAGTGGAGAGCTTGTGTTGCACAGTACAAGAAAGTGTTCGTACAAACACGTTTGGAATATCCTTGCATGTCATAACGCGTTTCTGAATATTTAACATGATATAAGGCTATGGTGGAATCAGAAGTCAGAAGATACGACTTACCAACTGAAGATGATGAGTTAATCCATTTCTGACAAGTGACAAGAAGAATGAAACATATACACTCGTGGCCTCTTCTCATTGGACACATAATACTGCGGAAGATACGACTTTTTCACAATATCGTTTATTTAATCATATTTGATTATAGCAGATCATTAGGTATTCGGATCTTTtcaatttagtttctttttttataacatCCATTAAATTTAGTTGCTACTAGCTACCacatttcatgtttttgttcatgtttaATTTCGTTCTACTGGTTATGATTGTTGTGGACAgactttaataattttttttctttaaagacGTACTTTAATCATGGCATAGATTCATAAGACAAGTCTTCAATCAGAAAGACTATATAAATTCATTAACATTCGTACCCAAAAAAAGACTACTGGAAGCTGTTTTTGTTTTAGTACTTCGTAATTTGAGTTGAGTAGTTCAGCGAATATCAAACGTGTTATAAATGTAACCGCTTCAGTGAAATCCACATATTAACGAAAAAATGTAGACGACTAACCGAAGATAGCATAACTATATACAGCTAGATTATATACTTAATAAATAACATAGATTATAGATTGCAATATCGTTTGATGCATGTCTCGTATTTTTACATGAAGATGCTCTCCTTATTAGCCGCACAAACAGACGCCAAACTCCACTTCTCTTTCACGTTCTCTATTACAACTTGCAACTTTGTTTATTATGTTATATAGTATTAAATTAAGCCAGTTACTGTACTAGCATTAAAATTAGTGGATACTTCAATGATTGGTCCATAAGATATCATGAACTTCTGCTCGAAGATTTCGTGTTAGAATTAGTGATTGATTACACTTATTATGCACTTATGggaatcaatcaatcaattgGTGACTAAATTTGATTCTATGTTCCTATGAAATTACACACAACATGTAAACAATCCATTGGCTTGTCTTTCTTGTGGAAGACATAATCCAGCATGGTTTGAAGAGAATCTATGAAACTAATCTAGAAGAAATCAACTACGTACATGCCATTAATTTCCCAAAAAAATTCGTCTAACATGTTGTTTCAGAAATTAACAAAATGCAATGTATATATAAATCTTGGTGCTGAATGTGGACAGTATCTATCCCCAATGATAAAGCACAATCATAAAATTTTCAGTTTGGAAAACGAGGTGGCGGTGATATTATTATGCATTGCATATTAAACCTACTGGGGTATTTACATGCACCTTCATTCTACTCGTGTTTGGTGTTTTACACTAGACGATATGCGCTAGAAGTCTAGAACTAATCACCGTTTCAGTAAACattaattcctttttttttgtgggggggggggggggggggggggtgtcaAAGATGAAACATTAGTTCTAAAAATCTGTGATTAAAAACACCTAACTCTTTTAAAATATGTGATGCAGTCTTACAATATAAATATTCATACTAGTTCTCAAATTTCTCACATATATTAGTACTGTATTATCTTAAAAACCTAAgctattagttaaaaaaaaaattagctatttattaaaatctttCCTTTTAGTGGTTAAATTGAAATTCTCAAGAGTTCTTGGCCGAATCTCATACGTCTCTTTCCAAGCAAGATAATTTCGAACGCATCTTTCCTTGAAGCAAAGGATCGCCACAATACCACCTACATCATTGTTGTTGGTGTAAGTAAATCTATATGAGAACATATAAATCATCATTACCTTTTTGTTTTCAAGTTGGTCTTGTATTGAGATTCAATCTACAGTTTTGTTTCCGAATCTTAAGCTGGTGGGTTTGATCACATGCGATTACACTGGTCTATTAGTATTACGTAAATCAGATAGAAATATACACCACTTGTAAGAGTACGTGTATATAAGTGTATATATCCTCTATAAGCATTTTAAGGTTACTTTGTTTTCGTTATCTTCTagctaaattaattaattaaaattaatcatattgttttgaccaaaaaaaaaattaatcatattGTTATGCCGGTTAATACCCTCTAGTCACCTATTCTAAGTCCAAACAGACAAACATTAAATCTTTACacaaaatcttaatcttggtgTGTAGGCAAATTTGCGAACATAacacttaatttttatttattaagccTTAGTTTCAACTCATAACTCGGAATCAACTATTGACAATACTACGTTTCAGGCGTGAATTAGCTCttccaaataaaattaaactacAACCTTTGTAATTTTCCAAATTCCACTAAATTAATCACCATccatttaataaaaactaaattttgatcCGCGTTTAGAAAGCACgggtttatttttaaaactaaataaatttttcttatataatttctatataagatAATGTAGTTTTGGGTACATTTATCCGAGTGCACTGAACCCTACCAAACtggaaaaaaaactcaaaattaagctgaatttcataaataactaAGCATATCATATATCTTTGGAACCGAAAAATAGAAACCGAACTAAGAACCAAAtgagtatttaaatttttaaaatacaaattatatacctattaaacataactaaccatttaaaaatttatactgATAATGAAACTATATGTGGTAATGATCACACATCATGTGTAAACATGTTTAAATAATCTGTCATATATTCATGAGAATTTATTGTCAaagtaattatataatagattatggGAATATAATAAATGAgttcatttaaattatataaagtatttatatagttagatAAATATAAggtaaaaccaaataaatagttaagtctaataGAATGATCCAACAaccttgtttaagtagattttttaggactccttccTAGGGCTGGGCAAAAAACCCAGATCCAAAGAAcgaaaccgaacccgatccgaaaaagtaGTACTAAACtcgaaccgaaattgattaaatatccgaacgggttcaaaattttggtatctaaagaaccgaaaccgaacccgatctgaaCAAAAGTATCTCGGGTACCCGAATGTAaccgaaatagatttatatacctaaatatattagttatttttagatttaatatatatttaaaacatccaaaatatataagatactcttaagttgtttaaaattcttgaaaatatacataaatagtcaaaagtaattgtctaaaatagctaaaatatattcaaaacaccaaaatgcttgaaatatctattgatattctatccaaatattcaaatcaaaccaatttatatgttaattttaggtattttgacatatattttacaaatttatatgtaatatattattttttatatgttttgataaattttaagcatataatgaatattaaaattttaaaaataatttaaatgggttatctgAACCCGAATcgaaatttagaaattttcGAATGGGGCTGAAATCTTTAAACCCGAAAACCTGAAACCTGATTAGATCTGAACCGAATCCGAATGGGTACCCGAACGTCCACCtctattttttatcttttaatagtatagatacacTAGCAATATATACAGTATTTTCGATTGTAAGTGGAGATAAACTTTTGTTAATCTATGCATCGAAATAAATGTTTTCTCGAATTATGTACTATATTGTGCCGTATGAATAATGATTATACTAAAAAAAGTAAGTTTTTTGTTTGGAGTCTTTGGACCATAAATCGTAACCAACCAACACAAATTCGAATCAACAAAACTCTGTTAAGCAGATTTGATAAAATCGTGCTGATTTTAAACTTTGAttaattgttgacaaaaaatggTAATATAGGTCTGTTTAATCCACTCAATTACGTGAGTATTaaacttataaaattttataactaCTGTTTTGATATATGGGGTTACCTAAGATCCTCCAAGAACTTAATTGTTGATGAACATAATATTGGTCAAAATTGGAATCATAATCTTATGATATGATTCTATGTACCTATGTCACATAGTTCGACTTTAACCACTCTTAGATCTCCAATATATCCTTCTCGATCTTTTTGCTTCACATATATATGATACTGAGTTTTATATAGTATTTTCTTGCAACGACACATCATTAAGTATTCCTCTTCTTTTTATCCTAAAAAGTTTAATACTCTaaaaaacttttgttttattaaatcactatacatataaatatctatatatatgtaaaataaagTAGTACAGTGATCTTATTGGAAAAAATCACATCACAAACGCAACTATAAAAatggagagagaaagagagcatGTATGCTTAAAATCTGGTAGTGTAGAAATTTATACTTTATATAAGATGTACCAGAGGCATAACTAGTAtcaactatatattttaatatgtttatcTTCATGTGTAAATTTAAACATTGTATTTGTACTTGTTGCATGTGTTGTTAGGTTCTTAAGTACGAGAACTAAAATATGCGTTAATTAAACAAATGTTTAATTAGCCCGCCATTAATAGAGTGCATTATAATAACTCATTAGGGAATAGGGAGCATACTTTGACCACTCGgggaaaattataaatatgtaatgtttttttgttgtaacTTTGTTAAAAAGATTAATATGGGGGTTTATCGGACTATATATATGCGGCCCATGATTAGACTAAAACTAAATATGTAATCGCGATTCAGCATACCCCTAACTAATATTTAATCTAAATTGTTAAATGACATTATTTAAATAGttgtaaatagttttaaaaataaccaTGAGAGACGAGTGAACAAAAGCTTAAGtgatcgttttttttttaattttatatcttcTTCTAACTTTGTATTTACtttcaatcaataaaaaaataactggCCGGGGTGCTCAACAACCCAATAATACTTGAGAAATAATTCAGTTCCATTTCCAAATAAGTTTTCAGTGCATTCAATCTGTAAATAGTTGCTGCCAACAAAAAATCTGTAAGTAGTTaattgaaaaaggaaaagttaCAAAATCCATTCCAATTCTAGTTTGTAAATATGTAGTGTTATACTTACAGACTACTCTATTTATTCTCATTGTAACCAGCAAATGACCGAAACTTTATAAGTTatactaatataatatatagtataaaaattGGTTGATATTAATGTCACCCACTCCTCTATATATAATCGGAATTTCAACTACCGTCTTTGGGTTATAGATAGCATAGCTAAAATTTTGAAAGATAAAAGACcaataatatgaaaattatactAATATGATAATTACCTAAATGTATTGACaagtgaggaagaagaagacagaaGCTAACAGTTGTCCGAACCCGATTTCGGCAAAAGGCGATCTTTTGATTTTTGCTTACAACATCGAATCAGAACTTTTTGTTTAGTTGTTTATCTATTTCATTTATCTATGGAGTTTAATATACTATCCTCAACAAATGTTATTAAGTATATATTTAACTCtctaatataaattttagttaattGTAAAAAGATGTAAATGATTTTATCTACAATTATGTTTAAAACAATACTACTGCTTTGGGAAAAAAACTACTACtggtttttttgtttatatatactattagcTTTTGTTATGTAAAAGTATTTCAaatttcatttgtttttgttatggCCTCTAGACAAGGGAAAAATATTGGAAGTACGTCTTCACCGTTTTTAGTGAGCATTCTATAAAAGTATCAAGCTTTGGAAAACAAATTTGTAGTAGCAAACATTAAGTTTCCTATATTGCATTTTACCAAGGACTATATAATACCAAAAAGTATTTACAAAACGTTGATcaatatttaaatgttttttgtttatgtaGCTGCAAATGACaaatccaaatattttgaaacatTCCCGAAAACCATAcacatttaaaaacaaataacccATTCCTTTATTGGAAACGATACTAATTATATCGGACTAAATTCTAAACAACATTACGTTTTGAACTTGTTAAGTAACGATTTGAAGAAGTGGCATTTCCTATTTGATGAAAAACCGAGAAATTTCGgagtaaaaacaaaataaaatagcCAACACTCTTTTCTATTCATCCAATTGCAAGTCAATGACAACCTATTTTTTCCACAATCGAATCTTCCGTATTCTTTACACATATTTTTTCTTCTgaaaccaaaatatataataaaaagaaaaaggagtAAAATCAATTTTGTCAAAGTCTTTCCTCCCCGTCACGTCTGCTATATATACTTGTCCGTCATTAACACAAATGTATAACTCCAACACACTTCTCTCTCTagcccttctctctctctcagattGTGTTTCAGAGCTGTCACGTGTCAGGTTCGAAGCTCAAAGAAAAAATGGGTCTTCCTCTAATGATAAACAACgacgacaacaacaacaacaaggtCGAGCTTTCTCGAGTGGCAGTTTCCGACACACATGGTGAAGATTCACCTTACTTTGCCGGCTGGAAAGCTTACGACGAAAATCCTTACGATGAATCACATAACCCTTCCGGTGTCATTCAAATGGGTCTCGCCGAGAATCAGGTAGTTATATTATTAACCATTATCAacttttgttaaaaataattattatatatatactgggataattaatgtatattaatcgTCTCTCACTGTCGATCATCTTTTCTTCAGGTCTCGTTCGATCTTCTTGAAAGTTACTTAGAGAAGAAGAACCCAGAAGGCTCGTTGTGGGAATCAAAAGGATCATGTGGGTTCAGAGAAAACGCACTGTTCCAAGACTACCACGGTCTCAAAACTTTCAGACAAGCCATGGCTAGCTTCATGGAAAAGATCCGTGGAGGTAAAGCTAGATTCGATCCTGATCGGATCGTCCTCACCGCCGGAGCCACCGCTGCTAATGAACTCTTAACTTTCATCCTCGCCAATCCCAACGACGCACTTCTCGTCCCCACGCCGTATTATCCAGGGTACGTACGTGACACtttctatatttaaatttaaatacatGGTTTGattacattaaacaaaaaaaaaatagctgcAACTAACACATACTACTTAAAAGGATATTTGTATTTAccgaaatgttttttttttaaattacagaTTCGATAGAGATTTGAGATGGAGAACCGGAGTGAGAATTGTACCGATTCATTGCGACAGCTCGAACCATTTTCAGATAACCCCTGAGGCGCTCGAGACAGCTTACGAAACAGCACGTGACGCGAACATTAGAGTCCGAGGAGTGCTCATAACCAACCCATCAAACCCATTAGGCGCGACGGTCCAAAAGAAGGCTCTGGAAGATCTCCTTGACTTCTGCGTACGCAAGAACATTCACTTGGTCTCCGACGAGATCTACTCCGGCTCGGTTTTCCACGCGTCAGAATTCACCAGCGTAGCCGAGATCGTAGAGAACATCGATGATGTGTCAGTCAAGGAACGTGTCCACATCGTTTACAGCCTCTCCAAAGATCTTGGCCTTCCCGGTTTCCGAGTTGGGACCATTTACTCGTACAACGATAATGTTGTGCGGACAGCGAGAAGGATGTCGAGTTTTACGCTTGTCTCGTCCCAGACACAACACATGTTGGCTTCCATGTTGTCGGATGAGGAGTTTACGGAGAAGTACATAAGGATAAACCGAGAAAGGCTTAGGAGACGGTACGAGACAATTGTGGAAGGGCTTAAGAAGGAAGGGATCGAGTGTTTGAAGGGCAACGCAGGGTTGTTCTGTTGGATGAATTTGGGTTTCTTGCTCAACACGAATACGAAAGAAGGTGAGCTCGAGCTTTGGGATGTGATCTTGAAGGAACTGAAGCTGAATATATCGCCGGGATCGTCGTGCCATTGCTCGGAGTTTggatggtttagggtttgttttGCTAATATGAGTGAGAAGACTTTGAAGATTGCGTTGAAGAGAATACATGAGTTCATGGACCGACGAAGGAAGGTTTTGAATTGTTAAAACACAAGAAGTAAATTAAAAGTTCAAAACcgatttaatttttatatggcTAATACATGGAGGGTAAGgggaaattagtttttttttcttggaaagAGAGGACAGTTAGTTGAAATCCATTTATGTAAAgtgggttttgatttgtttctcttttctagatactattgtttgttttcttGCTTTGGAAGAAGCAAGTTAATTTCATGTTTATTAAAGGTTGATTGTAATATTTGCTGTTATATACGAAAATTGAATAATTCCTTTTGATATATTCCTTTTGATTGTAATATTtgctgttaaaaaaaaagaataattccTTTTGTTTATCATGTTGAACATTACAAATATCTCTAAACATTTTCATATTGTTCTTGAAGGCCAttgatatatatacacataatatTTGTTGTACCTTTTTttatttgaagatgatatcTGTTGCTGTATACAGCAAGTGggtctaaattgaatgatttcAATGAGATTATGTCAGTGTTGATGTAATTTCCAAAGAGGTTAGTGTTGTTATGTGGTCGGGTCTTTTTGACTTGGTCACTCTACAACTCTAACAAGTAAGGTGTTCCCTTTTTCTCTTACTTTAATTTATCCGAAAACACGGTATCGGTGagatcgaattaatatttttgtagttaTATCAActagttaattattttcataGTATAATTGTATTAATTGATTAGTTCATTTCTAGCTAGAGTAGTCTTCAAGTTATTTCGTTCTCTTGGCCAAAGCCGAGGTCGTATACCACTTGatgaataaatattaaaataaatattgcaAAGACAATGGtctctattaaaataaatataaataatgcaACTTGCCGTTATAagtatctatcttattaaaactcaagtacaaaattgaagtgtttggagacttgaataggactattaaaaacatttggagtgtttggaaacataaattatagtcttttaaaaaaatattaattttgtttggaaacaaggatagtagtattaagaaaaaaaaaggtaatgggcttatgtttttaagaaaaattaaaagtccatcatattataaaaaactatctatctgggcgagatttaaaatatacgaaaacgGGTCAATCTAATCgcctaaaactttttcttttctaaactaaccataaaacaaaatttaaactttatacacatatttcaaatcaaaataataatttaaagttgattaaaaactaatacatatattcaaaaatggatttttactaaattatttttcaataaccattatacaaaaatattgtcaatatatataataaaaatacaatacaaagcccaatttgaaataccaactcaaattatcgtttttatatttcctattaagttttataaatataatatatgtaattatttatatgatggtacgtataaaatactattaattatatgattacttatatgatggtacgtataaaatacaattaattatatgatgacagtatacgatatataataatgaatagGGATGAGATTTCGGgcacccatacgggtttggttctgatcggtttgtgttTCGGGTTTTTGGAGTCAAAGATTTAAGCCCTG of the Brassica rapa cultivar Chiifu-401-42 chromosome A03, CAAS_Brap_v3.01, whole genome shotgun sequence genome contains:
- the LOC103861616 gene encoding 1-aminocyclopropane-1-carboxylate synthase 7-like; translated protein: MGLPLMINNDDNNNNKVELSRVAVSDTHGEDSPYFAGWKAYDENPYDESHNPSGVIQMGLAENQVSFDLLESYLEKKNPEGSLWESKGSCGFRENALFQDYHGLKTFRQAMASFMEKIRGGKARFDPDRIVLTAGATAANELLTFILANPNDALLVPTPYYPGFDRDLRWRTGVRIVPIHCDSSNHFQITPEALETAYETARDANIRVRGVLITNPSNPLGATVQKKALEDLLDFCVRKNIHLVSDEIYSGSVFHASEFTSVAEIVENIDDVSVKERVHIVYSLSKDLGLPGFRVGTIYSYNDNVVRTARRMSSFTLVSSQTQHMLASMLSDEEFTEKYIRINRERLRRRYETIVEGLKKEGIECLKGNAGLFCWMNLGFLLNTNTKEGELELWDVILKELKLNISPGSSCHCSEFGWFRVCFANMSEKTLKIALKRIHEFMDRRRKVLNC